The following are encoded in a window of Pirellulaceae bacterium genomic DNA:
- a CDS encoding universal stress protein has product MGFLPRKRVVVPYDFSAESEEAMVLGHQLVDDPSHLHIIHVLPELTATEPGVIWASVDDASRMTHAREAIDEKLKNYPKTNINISFGDPGHVITDLAAEIECDLIVIPSHGRRGMQRILLGSVAERVVRLAHCPVLVLRK; this is encoded by the coding sequence ATGGGTTTCCTGCCCCGCAAACGCGTCGTTGTCCCCTACGACTTTTCGGCCGAATCAGAAGAAGCCATGGTGCTTGGCCACCAGTTGGTAGACGATCCAAGCCATCTGCACATCATCCATGTCCTGCCGGAACTGACGGCTACCGAGCCCGGCGTAATTTGGGCGTCCGTCGATGACGCGAGCCGCATGACGCATGCCCGGGAAGCGATCGACGAGAAACTAAAAAATTATCCCAAAACGAATATAAATATTAGCTTTGGAGATCCAGGACACGTCATCACCGATTTAGCTGCTGAAATCGAATGCGACTTGATTGTTATCCCTTCGCACGGACGACGCGGCATGCAACGTATCTTACTTGGGTCGGTCGCAGAACGGGTTGTGCGTCTGGCTCACTGCCCAGTTCTCGTCCTGCGAAAGTGA